Proteins encoded in a region of the Dromaius novaehollandiae isolate bDroNov1 chromosome 18, bDroNov1.hap1, whole genome shotgun sequence genome:
- the KIF2B gene encoding kinesin-like protein KIF2B: protein MAGEFGHIQVGTYLEIKRSDGRIHPAMVTELHGNTSSITVEWIEKGANKGKKVDLQLAFALNPHLAPGSMPVTSVEALPSAKGDQSLVSEVLPQPVKVEKPSGDGRDPMARRPGSGYYNRRWTSPCVRQVERLQEQRERRRLEMRERRVQQATVSLHPRANVMDMIQEYRSHLDCEAVLATKPSRPHRICVCVRKRPQNQYEAELKDFDVVTVPCQDVVMVHEAKQKLDLTRYLKNQIFRFDSAFDDHATNELVYKHTAQPLVETVFQGGMATCFAYGQTGSGKTYTMGGDLSIKNPECSKGIYILVAEDVFSRLQDPDCQKLELRVYGAFFEIYGGKVFDLLNWKKQLRVLEDGKQQIQVVGLQEQEVTCVEDVIKLIETGSKCRMSGQTSANTHSSRSHAIFQIILKKNGRLYGKFSLIDLAGNERGADICAANRQTRLEGADINKSLLALKECIRALGRNKAHTPFRASKLTQVLRDSFIGENSSTCMIATVSPGMRSCEHTLNTLRYANRVKELGVNLSSLGQPCQENLPRTTELQLLGVQGEEEVTPQLFTFSARVKTQKKRKEMDKRTLIEEHQESLRWLKVFLEVAEEIDYDVDFYAAQFEAVLGQKIDILTEIQEKVRSFRSVLCKEDQGGSQMSAKRSRAL from the exons ATGGCTGGGGAGTTTGGGCACATCCAGGTGGGCACTTACCTGGAGATCAAGCGCAGCGATGGGCGCATCCACCCAGCGATGGTGACAGAGCTCCATGGAAACACCTCCAGCATCACCGTGGAGTGGATTGAGAAAGGGGCCAACAAGGGCAAGAAGGTGGATCTCCAGCTCGCCTTTGCCCTCAACCCACATCTGGCCCCAGGGAGCATGCCTGTGACCAGCGTTGAGGCCCTACCATCGGCCAAAGGGGACCAGAGCCTGGTGAGTGAAGTGCTGCCGCAGCCCGTGAAGGTGGAGAAGCCATCTGGGGATGGCAGGGACCCCATGGCTCGCCGACCTGGCTCAGGGTACTATAACCGCAGGTGGACATCACCATGTGTGCGGCAGGTGGAAAGGCTGCAGGAACAGCGGGAACGCCGTCGGCTGGAGATGCGGGAGCGACGAGTCCAGCAGGCCACCGTGTCGCTCCATCCCAGGGCCAATGTGATGGACATGATCCAGGAGTACCGCAGCCACCTGGACTGTGAGGCTGTGCTGGCCACCAAGCCCAGCCGGCCCCATCGCATCTGCGTGTGTGTCCGGAAGCGGCCGCAGAACCAATATGAGGCTGAGCTCAAGGACTTCGATGTAGTGACTGTGCCCTGCCAGGACGTGGTGATGGTGCATGAAGCCAAGCAGAAGCTAGACCTCACTCGATACCTGAAGAACCAGATCTTCCGCTTTGACAGTGCTTTTGATGACCATGCCACCAATGAGCTGGTGTACAAGCACACTGCCCAGCCCCTGGTGGAGACCGTCTTCCAGGGGGGCATGGCCACTTGCTTCGCCTATGGCCAGACAGGCAGTGGCAAGACATACACCATGGGGGGAGACTTGTCCATCAAGAACCCAGAGTGCTCCAAAGGGATCTACATCCTGGTAGCTGAGGATGTCTTCAGCAGGCTGCAGGACCCTGACTGCCAGAAGCTAGAGCTTCGGGTCTACGGGGCCTTCTTTGAGATTTATGGGGGCAAAGTGTTTGACCTGCTGAACTGGAAGAAGCAGCTGAGGGTGCTAGAAGATGGTAAACAACAGATTCAGGTGGTGGGGCTCCAGGAGCAAGAGGTCACTTGTGTAGAAGATGTCATCAAGCTGATTGAAACTGGTAGCAAGTGTCGTATGTCAGGCCAGACATCCGCCAACACTCACTCTTCCCGGAGCCACGCCATCTTCCAGATCATACTCAAGAAGAACGGGCGTTTGTATGGCAAGTTTTCCCTGATCGATTTGGCTGGGAATGAAAGAGGAGCTGACATCTGCGCTGCAAACAGGCAAacgaggctggagggggctgataTTAATAAAAGCCTCTTGGCCCTGAAGGAGTGTATCAGGGCGTTGGGGCGTAACAAAGCCCACACCCCATTCAGAGCCAGCAAACTCACCCAGGTGTTGAGGGACTCGTTCATAGGGGAGAACTCCTCTACCTGCATGATTGCCACCGTCTCTCCAGGGATGAGGTCCTGTGAGCACACCCTCAACACCCTGCGCTATGCTAACCGCGTGAAGGAGCTGGGGGTGAACCTGAGTTCCCTTGGACAACCCTGTCAGGAG AACTTGCCCAGGACAACTGAGCTGCAGCTGTTGGGTGTACAGGGAGAGGAGGAAGTCACCCCCCAGCTATTTACTTTCAGTGCCAGGGTGAAAAcccagaagaagagaaaagagatggATAAGAGGACACTTATAGAGGAGCATCAGGAGTCTCTGCGATGGTTGAAAGTGTTCTTAGAAGTGGCTGAAGAAATAGACTACGATGTAGATTTTTACGCTGCACAGTTTGAAGCGGTCCTGGGACAAAAGATTGACATCCTGACCGAGATTCAGGAAAAAGTCAGATCTTTCCGGTCGGTTCTTTGCAAGGAAGATCAGGGCGGCAGCCAGATGAGCGCGAAGAGATCCCGTGCGCTGTAA